From a region of the Narcine bancroftii isolate sNarBan1 chromosome 5, sNarBan1.hap1, whole genome shotgun sequence genome:
- the prkar2aa gene encoding protein kinase, cAMP-dependent, regulatory, type II, alpha A isoform X1, translated as MSVEEKTGPRPQTVNPIKNLFAGGFGGVCLVFAGHPLDTIKVRLQTQPKPLPGQLPKFKGTFDCFHKTLVGEGVRGLYKGMAAPIIGVTPMFAVCFFGFGLGKKLQQKHPNDILTSRQLFAAGMLSGVFTTVIMAPGERIKCLLQIQMSTGETKYAGPMDCAKQIYRKLGIRGIYKGTALTLMRDLPASGMYFMTYEWLKHSLTPEGQSVTDLSVPRILFAGGIAGISNWAVAIPPDVLKSRFQTASEGQYPNGFRDVLRELIREEGIGSLYKGFTAVMIRAFPANAACFLGFEVAMKFLDWLVPGM; from the exons ATGTCGGTGGAGGAAAAGACCGGGCCCCGGCCGCAGACAGTTAACCCAATCAAAAATTTATTCGCAGGTGGTTTTGGCGGGGTTTGCCTGGTTTTCGCCGGACACCCACTGGACACCATCAAA GTGCGATTACAGACACAACCAAAGCCCTTACCTGGCCAACTTCCCAAATTCAAAGGGACCTTTGACTGCTTCCACAAGACCCTGGTTGGAGAG GGTGTGAGAGGGTTATACAAGGGAATGGCTGCCCCAATTATTGGTGTGACTCCAATGTTTGCTGTCTGCTTTTTCGGTTTTGGCTTGGGGAAGAAACTACAGCAGAAGCATCCCAATGACATACTCAC ATCTCGACAGCTGTTTGCTGCCGGTATGCTCTCTGGGGTTTTTACCACTGTGATCATGGCACCAGGAGAAAGGATCAAGTGTCTTCTGCAG ATTCAAATGTCAACTGGTGAGACAAAGTATGCTGGCCCAATGGATTGTGCAAAACAAATCTACAGAAAATTGGGCATTCGAGGCATCTACAAGGGGACTGCTCTCACCCTCATGAGAG ATTTGCCTGCAAGTGGAATGTACTTCATGACATACGAGTGGCTGAAGCATTCACTTACTCCTGAGGGACAGAG TGTGACTGATCTCAGTGTTCCCAGAATCCTGTTTGCTGGTGGAATAGCTGGAATCTCCAACTGGGCCGTGGCAATTCCTCCAGATGTACTAAAGTCCAGATTTCAGACAG CTTCTGAAGGGCAGTATCCCAATGGATTTCGTGATGTTCTCCGAGAGTTAATCAGGGAAGAGGGCATTGGCTCACTGTACAAAGGCTTCACAGCTGTTATGATTCGAGCTTTCCCTGCCAATGCG GCATGCTTCCTTGGCTTTGAGGTGGCCATGAAGTTTCTGGACTGGCTTGTACCTGGCATGTGA